One region of Zingiber officinale cultivar Zhangliang chromosome 7B, Zo_v1.1, whole genome shotgun sequence genomic DNA includes:
- the LOC122003822 gene encoding E3 ubiquitin-protein ligase UPL1-like yields the protein MARLIQFVTRTSKVPLEGFKALQGISGPQQFQIHKTYGAPERLPSVHTYFNQLDLPEYSSREQLEERLLLAIHEASEGFGFG from the exons ATGGCGAGATTAATACAATTTGTTACTAGAACATCAAAG GTTCCCCTGGAGGGGTTTAAAGCATTACAGGGTATATCTGGTCCACAGCAGTTTCAGATTCACAAGACATATGGTGCTCCTGAAAGGCTGCCCTCTGTACATACCTA TTTTAACCAACTAGATCTACCAGAATACTCTTCCAGGGAACAATTAGAAGAAAGGTTGTTGCTTGCTATCCATGAAGCTAGTGAAGGCTTTGGTTTTGGTTAG